The segment GGCACCCTCCTCTAGCTGCGCTGCGGTGTCGAGCAGTCCCATACGCTCTGGAGCTAGCATGCTCACTAGTAGCAGCGCCCACACAGCGATGATAAAAGGAGCCGTCAACCCTGGTAGCTGAGCATGCCGACGACAGGCACGCGCCAACCAAGTGGAGAGTGCTGCCCCAACCACCAGTAGAAGTATCGAGAGCCAACTAATCTCCCAGTAGACTCCTAGAGCGATACCCACCAAGGTGCCGTTGAAGCCGTATAGACCATCGGCTATCTCCTGCTCCGTATCTCGCCAGAGCGAGGCAGCCGATCGTGAGACCAGACAACCCAAGAGAGCTAAGAGGGCTAGCTGCCAAGAGTTGCAGAAGAGCCCCACGAGGATCAAGGCGCCTGACAATGTGCTTTGCAGGAGAAACACTTGACTGAACCCCAGTAAGAGGGTCTTTATCTCCTGATAGATAGTCTGTATAAGACCTTTTTTGGGGGAAGCGGTAGAGCTTTTCGTCATAGTTAGTAGTTATTCGAAGCGAAGTGCCGTCGTCGGTGAGATCCGCTGGATGATACGTGCCGGGAGGAGTAGGAGAATGAGGCAGAGCAAGAGCGTCGCCACATTGACCACGATCCACGCCCCTGGACGGATACGCATCGCAACGTGTGAGATATAGTAGATATTCGGGTCAAGCGTGAGCCACTGCCACTGATGCTGGCTCCAGATGATGATGCCTGCCAGGAGGTTGCCCCAGAGCATACCCCAGGCGATGATGCGCAGAGCGATCGCTAGACTCATCGTCGTGAGCGAGCGGTAGGTCATGCCGAGAGCCTTGAGCAAGCCGATGGTCTGCGTCAAGTCTAGGATAATGATCAGGAGCGCGTTGATCATCGTAAAGGCTGCCACGAGCGCCATCAGCACCAGCAGTATCTGTACATTCGGTCGTAGCGAGTCGATCCACTGATAGACTCCGCCATTGATCTGAGAGCCGGTATAGATCCCTAGCGTCTCCTTGGTAACGCCCGGCTCCGAGAGCGACTGGATCAGTTGATCTGAGAGCGTGGTCTCCATATCTAGGAGGGAGCGATCCCTGTTCTTTGCGAGGATCTCAATGCGTGTGTACTGGTCTTGTTGCCAGTCCCCCACGCGTCCCAGCAGGTCGTTGGTCACATAGGCAAGTGGCTGCGCCGTATTGGCTAGCTCCAGTATTGCTATCAGCGTAAAGGAGCGTACTGACACCTTGTCGCCTAGGAAGTAGAGTACGACCTTGTCACCGATCGTTAGTCCTAGCTTCTGCGCAGAGGTTTTAGGTAGGACGATCGGATTTGCCCCCTCCGCAAGCGTACTGTCAGACAAATCACCCATGGCGCAGAGTGGCTCGAGGAATGTAAAGTCGTCTACTCCCGTGACGGCTACTCCTTGATAAGTACTATCTGTCTTGATCATGCCGACAGCCGTACGGACGGGGCGCACGGAGGCGATCTCTGGCATCTCGTTCATCCGCTGCGTCATCTGGGGCGTCAGGGTGATCACATTATCTAGGTCTATCGGCTGCTTGCCATACTCGCAGAGGATCACATCGCCTGTTACGAGCCGCACCGTATCACGGACACTGTACTGAAAGCCGTCCATGATCGCAATGCCTAGGAGCATGACCGCCAGGCTCAGAGCTATGGCCGGGATCGCAAAGCGCACCAAGGCGTACACCTTGCTGTGACGACGATTCTCGCGACTGTAGAGTTGGCGAGCCAGCCAGATGGGTAGTCTTAATCTCATGATTCCTCTTCGATAGCGGCTAGTTCAAACCAACGCTCAGACGCCTGCTCCATCTCTTGTTGCGTCTGTGCGATCTCCTCTCCAGCCTTGAGCAGCTCTTCGTTGCTAAGGCTCCCCGAAGACATCCGCTGCTCTAGCTCCGCAATGCGTCCCTCGAGCTGTGGGATCTGCTGCTCCAGCTGCTGAAACTCTTGCTCCTCACGATAGCTGCGTCGCTTCTTTCTATTGCCTTGACGAGTCGCCTGACTAGCCGCAGGCGGTGTGCTTTTGGTCTCCCGAGGCGTAGCCTGCTCAGACGCTTGCTGCGCTTCGACCTCCTGCTGCAGACGGTACTGAGTAAAGTTGCCTGGGAAGTCTCGAATATGTCCTCCCCTCTCGAAGACGAAGAGATGCTCCACGAGCTTGTCGAGGAAGTAGCGATCGTGCGTTACAATAATAAGGACTCCCTCGAAGGAGCTAAGGTAGCTCTCCAGTACACCCAGCGTCGTAATGTCTAGATCATTCGTCGGCTCATCGAGTATGAGCAGGTTGGGGCTAGCCATCAGCACGGTACAGAGGTAGAGTCGTCTGAGCTCGCCACCACTGAGTAGTGACACGGGCGTGTAGATACGATCACTGGTGAAAAGAAACCTCTGTAATAGTTGTGTGGCTGAGACCGACTGTCCCGTCACAGGATCCGTAATGTGACTAGCGA is part of the Porphyromonas asaccharolytica DSM 20707 genome and harbors:
- a CDS encoding urea transporter — encoded protein: MTKSSTASPKKGLIQTIYQEIKTLLLGFSQVFLLQSTLSGALILVGLFCNSWQLALLALLGCLVSRSAASLWRDTEQEIADGLYGFNGTLVGIALGVYWEISWLSILLLVVGAALSTWLARACRRHAQLPGLTAPFIIAVWALLLVSMLAPERMGLLDTAAQLEEGAPLWRMLGVALGDSVGQVMFQANVLTGLFFFLAIAWESRRKALYTLLGVFIPMLAIPFVPETVWREGLLGYNAVLCAIYWAGTSERSLRYAVVSVVLSVLIELLALYAGLIPLTAPFVLSVWVVWLWSRRRQLAIAKR
- a CDS encoding ABC transporter permease → MRLRLPIWLARQLYSRENRRHSKVYALVRFAIPAIALSLAVMLLGIAIMDGFQYSVRDTVRLVTGDVILCEYGKQPIDLDNVITLTPQMTQRMNEMPEIASVRPVRTAVGMIKTDSTYQGVAVTGVDDFTFLEPLCAMGDLSDSTLAEGANPIVLPKTSAQKLGLTIGDKVVLYFLGDKVSVRSFTLIAILELANTAQPLAYVTNDLLGRVGDWQQDQYTRIEILAKNRDRSLLDMETTLSDQLIQSLSEPGVTKETLGIYTGSQINGGVYQWIDSLRPNVQILLVLMALVAAFTMINALLIIILDLTQTIGLLKALGMTYRSLTTMSLAIALRIIAWGMLWGNLLAGIIIWSQHQWQWLTLDPNIYYISHVAMRIRPGAWIVVNVATLLLCLILLLLPARIIQRISPTTALRFE